A single region of the Parasphingorhabdus litoris DSM 22379 genome encodes:
- a CDS encoding helix-turn-helix domain-containing protein, with translation MTIEVTLDVMLAVRKVKSKDLAAHVGITDANLSLLKSGKVKGIRFETLSKICEYLDCTPGDLLRYAPGVSSGAD, from the coding sequence ATGACTATAGAAGTAACCCTAGATGTGATGCTTGCTGTCCGGAAAGTTAAATCCAAAGATCTTGCTGCCCATGTCGGCATTACGGATGCCAATCTTTCACTTTTGAAATCGGGAAAGGTCAAAGGCATTCGTTTCGAGACACTCTCCAAAATCTGTGAGTATCTGGATTGCACGCCTGGAGATTTGCTACGCTATGCGCCTGGTGTTTCCAGCGGTGCAGATTGA
- the purD gene encoding phosphoribosylamine--glycine ligase — protein sequence MNILLLGSGGREHALAWKLAQSPSVQKFYATPGNPGIKQHAECVNLDVLDHAAVIQFCGRNTIDLVVVGPEAPLVDGLAESLRSANILVFGPDKAPAQLEGSKGFTKDLCARANIPTAGYVRTTNQADALAALDKFTIPVVIKADGLAAGKGVIIAETRQQAEDAIAMMFEGGFGDAGAEVVIEEFLTGEEASFFAITDGKNVIPFGTAQDHKRVGEGDVGLNTGGMGAYSPAPVLTAELQKQVMEKIIQPTVDTLAAEGTPYCGVLFAGLMLTETGPQLIEYNARFGDPECQVLMMRLKSDLAAMMRATAKGELGQVSAPEFDPQTALTVVMAAKGYPGTPQKGGQIQNLARAEREGTKVFHAGTAEVDGKLVTNGGRVLNVTALGSNTTEAQAKAYAAVDQIDFESGFCRRDIGWREVAREKA from the coding sequence ATGAATATCCTGTTGCTCGGGTCCGGTGGCCGTGAACATGCCTTGGCATGGAAGCTGGCGCAATCCCCGTCTGTCCAGAAATTTTATGCCACACCTGGTAATCCCGGCATAAAGCAGCATGCCGAATGCGTGAATCTGGACGTTCTGGATCATGCGGCCGTGATTCAGTTTTGTGGGCGCAACACAATTGATCTGGTCGTGGTTGGACCGGAAGCCCCGCTGGTTGACGGATTGGCGGAGAGCCTGCGCAGCGCCAACATATTGGTCTTCGGTCCCGACAAAGCCCCTGCCCAGCTGGAGGGCTCCAAGGGTTTTACCAAAGACCTTTGCGCCCGGGCCAATATCCCGACTGCTGGCTATGTCCGTACCACCAATCAGGCCGATGCGCTGGCCGCGCTCGACAAATTTACGATCCCGGTGGTGATCAAGGCCGATGGCCTGGCGGCGGGCAAAGGTGTAATCATCGCGGAAACCCGCCAGCAAGCCGAAGATGCCATCGCGATGATGTTTGAAGGCGGCTTTGGCGATGCCGGCGCGGAAGTGGTGATCGAGGAGTTTCTGACGGGCGAGGAAGCGAGCTTCTTCGCGATCACCGATGGCAAAAATGTCATCCCCTTTGGCACCGCGCAGGATCACAAGCGCGTCGGCGAAGGCGATGTCGGCCTCAATACCGGCGGCATGGGTGCCTATAGCCCTGCCCCGGTGCTGACCGCGGAACTGCAAAAGCAGGTCATGGAAAAGATCATCCAGCCGACCGTCGACACGCTTGCGGCAGAAGGCACGCCTTATTGCGGCGTTCTTTTTGCCGGACTGATGCTGACTGAGACGGGACCGCAGCTGATAGAATATAACGCCCGCTTCGGCGATCCGGAATGTCAGGTGCTGATGATGCGCCTGAAATCCGACCTCGCGGCCATGATGCGGGCTACGGCAAAAGGCGAACTGGGACAGGTCAGCGCCCCGGAATTTGATCCGCAAACAGCTCTCACAGTTGTGATGGCCGCTAAGGGCTATCCGGGTACGCCCCAAAAAGGTGGCCAAATCCAGAACCTTGCGCGCGCCGAACGTGAAGGCACCAAAGTTTTCCACGCTGGGACCGCAGAGGTCGACGGAAAGTTGGTAACCAATGGCGGTCGTGTGCTGAACGTCACCGCTCTTGGCAGCAACACGACCGAAGCTCAGGCCAAGGCCTATGCGGCTGTGGACCAGATAGATTTTGAAAGCGGTTTCTGTCGCCGCGATATCGGCTGGCGGGAAGTCGCCAGAGAGAAGGCTTAA
- the xseA gene encoding exodeoxyribonuclease VII large subunit, with amino-acid sequence MDDSLSLDAKLLAESGAGDNAAPLSVSEISGTLKRVVEDRFGYVRIKGEISGYKRAASGHVYLALKDDKAVLDGVMWKGNAGRLPFQPEDGIEVVVSGKLTTYPGRSKYQVVIDKMELAGEGALMQLFEKLKAKLHAEGLFDQDRKRPIPFLPKTIGVVTSPTGSVIRDILHRLADRCPSHVVVWPVLVQGEGAAKQIAGAINGFSGMDADGSVAKPDLLIVARGGGSIEDLWSFNEEEVVRAVADCSIPVISAVGHETDTTLCDFVADLRAPTPTAAAEMAVPVRAEWLASLNESRARMARSVQRGFATAQERLEAQRRLMPALTDLLRPHQQRVDELSDGMKYAMGQNVAQARNRFSASEGALRPVMLRQRLDAAKNRLERFELPVVLVKRPLDDARARLDSLWRLAQQVSPDGPLKRGYARISTLDGGFVGSRDEAASAGAVNLHFHDGEVGAQITDEPVAKPKPPSKKAKPKAARGKKPADDRQQDLF; translated from the coding sequence ATGGACGACTCTCTTTCATTAGACGCGAAGCTGTTAGCCGAGAGCGGCGCTGGCGACAATGCTGCTCCTCTGTCTGTGTCAGAAATATCCGGCACGCTGAAACGGGTCGTGGAAGATCGCTTTGGCTATGTGCGGATCAAAGGCGAGATTTCGGGATATAAGCGCGCGGCATCTGGTCATGTTTATCTGGCACTGAAAGATGATAAGGCCGTGCTCGACGGGGTGATGTGGAAAGGCAATGCCGGGCGGCTGCCGTTCCAGCCGGAGGACGGGATTGAAGTTGTTGTTTCCGGCAAACTGACCACCTATCCCGGTCGTTCCAAATATCAGGTCGTGATCGACAAAATGGAGCTGGCGGGCGAAGGCGCGCTGATGCAGCTTTTTGAGAAGCTGAAGGCAAAGCTGCATGCAGAGGGGTTGTTCGATCAGGATCGCAAACGCCCGATCCCATTTTTACCCAAAACCATAGGCGTGGTGACTTCGCCAACCGGATCGGTGATCCGCGATATCCTGCACCGGCTAGCCGATCGTTGCCCCAGCCATGTAGTTGTGTGGCCGGTATTGGTGCAGGGGGAAGGCGCAGCGAAGCAGATTGCCGGCGCCATCAATGGTTTTTCGGGCATGGACGCTGATGGCTCGGTGGCAAAGCCGGATCTGCTCATCGTTGCGCGCGGGGGTGGTTCGATTGAAGACCTTTGGAGTTTCAATGAAGAGGAAGTTGTACGGGCAGTCGCGGATTGTTCGATCCCAGTGATTTCCGCGGTGGGCCATGAAACGGACACGACCCTGTGTGATTTTGTCGCTGATCTGCGGGCGCCAACACCTACAGCGGCAGCGGAAATGGCGGTTCCCGTGCGGGCGGAATGGCTGGCATCGCTGAATGAAAGCAGGGCGCGCATGGCACGGTCTGTCCAGCGCGGCTTTGCGACAGCGCAGGAGCGGCTGGAGGCGCAGCGCCGGCTGATGCCTGCGCTAACCGACCTGTTGCGCCCGCATCAACAGCGGGTTGATGAACTGTCCGATGGTATGAAATATGCGATGGGGCAAAATGTGGCGCAGGCGCGCAATCGCTTTTCCGCATCGGAAGGCGCTTTACGGCCTGTGATGTTACGACAGCGGCTGGATGCAGCCAAGAACCGGCTTGAGAGATTTGAGCTGCCAGTGGTACTGGTAAAACGTCCGCTAGATGATGCACGTGCGCGGCTCGATAGCCTTTGGCGGCTCGCACAACAAGTGTCGCCTGACGGTCCGCTGAAACGTGGTTATGCCAGGATTTCTACGCTGGATGGTGGCTTTGTCGGTAGCCGTGATGAAGCCGCCAGTGCCGGTGCTGTGAACCTGCATTTCCACGATGGCGAAGTAGGGGCACAGATCACCGATGAGCCGGTTGCAAAACCTAAACCACCATCAAAAAAAGCGAAACCAAAGGCCGCCAGGGGCAAAAAACCAGCAGATGACAGACAACAGGATTTGTTCTAG
- a CDS encoding DUF2093 domain-containing protein gives MLMSNRNKVAKLYYMPNGFRPLSSGDHVLCAVTSEQIPLEDLRYWSVEKQEAYATAQISAQAHLPEGEK, from the coding sequence ATGTTAATGTCCAATCGCAACAAAGTGGCAAAGCTCTATTATATGCCAAACGGGTTTCGCCCCCTTTCATCCGGCGATCATGTTTTATGTGCTGTCACAAGTGAGCAGATACCACTTGAAGATTTGCGTTACTGGAGTGTTGAGAAGCAGGAAGCTTATGCCACAGCTCAAATCTCTGCCCAGGCGCATTTGCCGGAAGGGGAAAAATGA
- a CDS encoding M23 family metallopeptidase, which yields MRRFKENVIFGSVALAAVVATGLPLSSISAETAEAEAEESAFRQAVKFGFTGQEIQGGVMLGNAPAGTQSLSFDGQPVPIDEDGKFIIAFNRDAGQSAEMIATLENGETVKKFFNVAPRNWKIEHVNIARRSGGPSAAFMARRRPELAQINAARQVRSGSKGWRQTFIWPAKGRISGMFGSQRVYKGEPGSYHSGVDVAGRTGTYFVAPADGVVTLAATKPFSLEGKLLMIDHGMGLNSAFLHASEILVKEGQEVKRGEPIGRIGATGRATGPHLHWSMKWNNARIDPILLTGPMH from the coding sequence ATGAGGCGGTTTAAGGAAAACGTGATTTTTGGTTCGGTTGCGCTGGCCGCTGTTGTTGCTACTGGACTGCCTTTGTCATCTATATCGGCCGAAACCGCTGAAGCCGAAGCAGAAGAATCGGCCTTTCGTCAGGCTGTCAAATTCGGGTTTACTGGGCAAGAAATTCAGGGCGGCGTGATGCTGGGCAATGCGCCCGCTGGCACGCAAAGCCTATCTTTTGACGGCCAACCGGTACCTATCGATGAAGATGGCAAATTCATCATCGCCTTCAACCGGGACGCTGGTCAATCCGCGGAAATGATTGCGACGCTGGAAAATGGCGAAACGGTCAAGAAATTTTTCAACGTCGCACCACGCAATTGGAAGATTGAACATGTCAATATTGCTCGTCGGAGCGGTGGGCCGAGCGCAGCCTTCATGGCGCGCCGTCGTCCGGAATTGGCGCAGATCAATGCCGCGCGTCAGGTGAGAAGTGGCAGCAAAGGTTGGCGACAGACTTTTATCTGGCCGGCCAAAGGTCGTATCTCCGGGATGTTTGGGTCACAGCGCGTTTATAAGGGCGAGCCCGGCAGCTATCATAGCGGTGTCGATGTCGCTGGTCGTACCGGAACATATTTTGTCGCGCCAGCCGATGGTGTTGTAACACTAGCGGCGACAAAGCCATTTTCGCTGGAAGGCAAGCTGCTCATGATCGATCATGGCATGGGATTGAACAGCGCCTTTCTCCACGCCTCCGAGATACTTGTTAAAGAAGGTCAGGAAGTGAAGCGCGGAGAGCCCATTGGGCGCATCGGTGCTACGGGCCGCGCAACCGGACCGCATCTGCACTGGTCCATGAAATGGAACAATGCGCGTATCGATCCCATCTTGCTGACTGGGCCGATGCACTAA
- a CDS encoding TonB-dependent receptor domain-containing protein codes for MKKFTKLMSGTAPVVLGLAMVSAPAHAQDQDAQEADAADEEVIVVTGSRISNPNLELSSPVGVVTSEELELRQTNVAEQFLRELPSAIPSIGSAVNNGNGGSSFVNLRGIGSVRNLVLLDGRRFVPADTTGRVDLNSIPLAVIERTDVLTGGATTTYGADAISGVVNFITKRDFAGIELNLSEQITEQGDGNVFRADLTIGANFDDGRGNAVLSVGYQDQDAVFQGDRSFGEFNVNSFNGNPGGSSNAVPANVIFNSLIDPATICDPATLADPDNEDLCPTITGSFLRDGQQSTFTGLGFTGGVSAQLNGDGSDIISNDPTNLLDNGEFNPTPFNFNPFNIFQTPFERFNIFGSARYELNENIELYSQAAFSKQTVSTIIAPGGSFFNTYTFNLNNPNIPEALAERIGAGLGLTGAAYLAARNTQFGPTGDLDGDPSTPDVANPDYTTFQAQVRRRTVEVGTRNSEFTSTLFNIVVGARGAITDNINYDVSATYGESERIQRQSGFARRARIDNAILALPDGTCVNGGGDGCVPINFFGTLGNLGPQEAQDYVFNLTQQVITGTSIATVNGTVSGDLGFGFSETPIQFAVGGEYREFTATRLSDEASQTPGAVVGGGGAAPDINGSYDVYDAFAEVSIPVFEGESFAESLTIDLGARYSDYSTAGTEFTWKAGGSWEVIPGLTFRGNYQRSSRAPNIGELFTPVSTQLSNLANDPCQGPVTNDDGTVTGSIPTGDLLAACLLQVPAGSDGAAAIASGNVAPPAAGQINITTGGNLELGTETAKTWTVGVAWQPDFVPGLSVTLDYFNIKVTEAISAPTPGDAIAACFDAPSATNEFCGQDFISRSAFTGGLDGDPAAVLGLILPQTNDGTIETDGIDLSIRYNTPVTDSIDLAMSFDGTWTNKNLFQASSRSLNRECVGFYSVNCNPQSEFAFTQRTSLTFEEDFTLSLRWRFLSGVEQEPQDIIDNGEAFIGNSPLFGDVDFTKIPSESYFDLTGQWDISDNVLLTVTVQNLFDNSPTVVGSNIGSTAFNSGNIYPSSYDALGRRYGASVKFSF; via the coding sequence ATGAAAAAATTTACGAAGCTGATGAGCGGTACGGCACCAGTGGTGCTTGGCCTCGCTATGGTTTCAGCACCTGCGCACGCGCAGGACCAAGACGCACAAGAAGCGGATGCGGCAGATGAGGAAGTCATCGTCGTTACCGGTTCTCGTATCAGCAACCCGAACCTTGAGCTGTCTAGCCCGGTCGGCGTTGTTACCTCTGAAGAACTAGAACTGCGTCAGACGAACGTTGCTGAGCAGTTCCTGCGTGAACTGCCAAGTGCAATTCCAAGCATCGGTTCTGCCGTGAACAATGGTAACGGTGGTTCGTCCTTCGTTAACTTGCGCGGCATTGGCTCGGTCCGTAACCTTGTTTTGTTGGACGGACGTCGTTTCGTTCCTGCTGACACCACAGGCCGTGTCGACCTTAACTCCATCCCATTGGCAGTTATTGAGCGTACGGACGTTTTGACCGGTGGTGCAACGACCACTTATGGTGCTGACGCAATTTCTGGTGTTGTTAACTTTATCACCAAGCGTGATTTTGCTGGCATCGAATTGAATCTGTCTGAGCAGATCACAGAGCAAGGCGACGGCAACGTATTCCGTGCAGATCTGACCATTGGTGCTAACTTCGACGATGGTCGCGGTAACGCGGTCCTGAGTGTTGGTTATCAGGATCAGGACGCTGTTTTTCAAGGTGACCGTTCTTTTGGTGAATTCAACGTGAACTCGTTCAATGGCAACCCTGGCGGTTCGTCAAACGCAGTTCCTGCGAATGTTATTTTCAACAGTTTGATCGACCCGGCTACAATTTGCGATCCGGCGACACTGGCAGATCCAGACAATGAAGATCTTTGTCCGACAATTACAGGTAGCTTCCTGAGAGATGGTCAGCAGAGTACATTTACGGGTCTTGGCTTTACTGGAGGCGTCTCTGCACAGTTAAATGGCGATGGTTCAGACATCATTTCAAACGACCCAACAAATCTGTTGGATAATGGTGAATTTAACCCGACACCGTTTAACTTTAACCCGTTCAACATTTTTCAGACGCCTTTCGAGCGGTTTAACATTTTCGGTTCTGCGCGTTATGAGTTGAATGAAAATATCGAACTTTATTCTCAGGCTGCATTCTCGAAACAAACCGTTTCGACCATTATCGCACCTGGCGGTTCATTCTTTAACACGTACACGTTTAACCTGAACAACCCTAACATTCCGGAAGCTCTTGCTGAGCGGATTGGTGCGGGTCTGGGATTGACTGGTGCGGCTTATCTCGCTGCACGTAATACGCAGTTTGGTCCTACTGGCGATCTTGATGGCGATCCTAGCACACCAGACGTAGCAAACCCGGATTATACAACATTCCAGGCACAAGTTCGTCGTCGTACGGTAGAAGTTGGTACGCGTAATTCCGAATTCACCTCGACGTTGTTCAACATCGTAGTCGGCGCGCGCGGTGCCATCACTGACAACATCAACTATGATGTTTCAGCTACTTATGGTGAGAGTGAGCGTATCCAGCGCCAGAGCGGCTTTGCTCGTCGCGCGCGGATTGACAATGCTATCCTCGCATTGCCAGACGGCACTTGTGTCAATGGTGGTGGCGACGGTTGTGTGCCGATCAACTTCTTCGGTACGCTCGGCAACCTCGGCCCTCAGGAAGCTCAGGATTATGTCTTTAACCTGACGCAACAAGTGATTACGGGTACATCTATCGCAACGGTCAACGGCACTGTTTCCGGTGATCTGGGCTTTGGTTTCTCGGAAACCCCGATCCAGTTTGCGGTTGGCGGCGAGTATCGTGAATTTACAGCAACCCGTTTGTCGGATGAAGCTTCGCAGACGCCAGGCGCTGTTGTCGGTGGTGGCGGTGCTGCTCCTGACATCAACGGTTCTTATGATGTGTATGATGCATTCGCCGAAGTCAGCATTCCAGTTTTTGAAGGTGAGTCGTTCGCTGAAAGTTTGACCATCGATCTGGGTGCTCGTTACTCCGATTACTCAACTGCTGGAACCGAGTTTACCTGGAAAGCAGGCGGTAGCTGGGAAGTGATTCCTGGTCTTACCTTCCGCGGTAACTACCAGCGTTCATCACGCGCACCGAATATTGGTGAGCTGTTCACGCCGGTATCTACTCAGTTGAGCAACCTTGCTAATGATCCATGTCAGGGACCTGTGACAAACGACGATGGAACTGTGACTGGCAGTATTCCAACCGGAGATTTGCTGGCAGCTTGTTTGCTTCAGGTGCCTGCAGGTAGTGACGGTGCCGCCGCGATTGCATCAGGTAACGTTGCTCCACCAGCTGCGGGTCAGATCAACATCACAACCGGTGGCAATCTAGAACTCGGTACGGAAACAGCGAAAACATGGACTGTTGGTGTTGCATGGCAACCTGACTTCGTTCCTGGCCTGTCGGTCACTCTTGATTATTTCAATATCAAAGTCACCGAAGCGATTTCTGCGCCTACTCCGGGTGATGCGATCGCCGCATGTTTCGATGCGCCATCTGCTACCAACGAGTTCTGCGGGCAAGACTTTATCTCTCGTAGTGCCTTTACGGGTGGACTTGATGGTGACCCTGCTGCGGTTCTGGGGTTGATCCTTCCTCAGACCAACGATGGTACGATTGAAACCGACGGTATTGATCTGAGTATTCGTTACAATACACCGGTCACCGATAGCATTGATCTGGCGATGTCATTTGACGGAACATGGACCAACAAAAACTTGTTCCAAGCCAGTTCGCGGTCGCTTAACCGTGAATGTGTTGGTTTCTACTCGGTCAACTGTAACCCGCAGTCAGAATTTGCGTTCACGCAGCGGACATCGTTGACGTTTGAAGAAGACTTCACATTGTCTCTGCGCTGGCGCTTCCTGAGTGGTGTTGAACAAGAGCCACAGGACATTATTGATAACGGCGAAGCCTTTATCGGTAATTCTCCACTGTTTGGCGATGTCGACTTCACCAAGATCCCATCAGAAAGCTATTTCGATCTGACGGGTCAATGGGACATTAGCGACAATGTGTTGCTGACCGTTACGGTGCAGAACCTGTTCGATAACTCGCCTACCGTAGTTGGTTCGAACATTGGTTCGACAGCGTTCAACTCGGGCAACATCTACCCATCAAGCTACGACGCACTGGGTCGTCGCTATGGTGCTAGTGTTAAATTCAGCTTCTAA
- the clpB gene encoding ATP-dependent chaperone ClpB, whose protein sequence is MNLEKFTDRAKGFLQSAQTVAIRMNHQQITAAHLLKALLEDDQGMAAGLIAKAGGNAKQAHLEIDGALAKIPAVSGSGAQQTPGLNNDAVRVLDQAEQVAEKAGDSFVTVERLLLSLTLSKDTAAGKALGSAGVTAEALNGAINELRGGRTADTASAEDRYEAMKKFARDLTEAAREGKMDPVIGRDEEIRRTIQILARRTKNNPVLIGEPGVGKTAIAEGLALRIANGDVPDSLKDRRLMALDMGALIAGSKYRGEFEERLKGVLDEVRGAEGEIILFIDEMHTLIGAGASEGAMDASNLLKPALARGELHCIGATTLDEYQKHVEKDPALQRRFQPVVIGEPTVEDTISILRGLKEKYELHHGVRITDGALVSAATLSHRYISDRFLPDKAIDLMDEAASRIRMEVESKPEEIETLDRRIIQMKIEREALSKESDDASKSRLEALEKELAELEQESTELTTRWQGEKDKIHAEAHLKEELDAARLELEQAERAGDLAKAGELSYGKIPDLEKKLEQAADATEGAMLREEVVSEDIASVVSRWTGIPVDKMLEGEREKLLAMEELIGKRVIGQKDAIDAVSAAVRRSRAGLQDPNRPLGSFLFLGPTGVGKTELTKALAGFLFDDDQAMVRIDMSEFMEKHSVARLIGAPPGYVGYEEGGVLTEAVRRRPYQVILFDEVEKAHGDVFNVLLQVLDDGRLTDGQGRVVDFSNTLIILTSNLGSQYMANMTEDQTVKDIEPQVMEVVRSHFRPEFLNRLDEIILFHRLAEEHMAPIVEIQVARVQKLLKDRKIVLDLSDAAKRWLGRVGYDPVYGARPLKRAIQKYLQDPLADMILRGDVPDGATLQIEEGDGALKMEAVAEAKAA, encoded by the coding sequence ATGAATCTCGAGAAATTTACCGACCGCGCCAAAGGGTTTTTGCAATCGGCCCAGACAGTGGCCATTCGCATGAACCACCAACAGATTACCGCCGCGCATTTGCTCAAGGCTTTGTTGGAAGACGATCAGGGTATGGCGGCTGGCCTGATCGCTAAAGCTGGGGGTAACGCCAAACAGGCGCACCTGGAAATAGATGGTGCGCTAGCAAAAATTCCCGCGGTATCCGGTAGCGGTGCACAACAGACGCCGGGCCTCAATAATGACGCAGTGCGTGTGCTGGACCAAGCCGAACAGGTTGCCGAGAAAGCAGGCGACAGCTTTGTAACCGTTGAACGGTTATTGCTCTCCCTTACCCTATCCAAGGACACGGCCGCCGGAAAAGCGTTGGGCAGTGCGGGCGTAACAGCCGAAGCCCTGAACGGCGCGATCAACGAATTGCGTGGTGGCCGCACGGCTGACACCGCTTCTGCTGAAGATCGCTATGAAGCCATGAAGAAATTTGCCCGCGATCTCACCGAAGCAGCTCGCGAAGGCAAGATGGATCCCGTGATCGGCCGTGATGAGGAAATCCGCCGTACAATCCAGATTTTGGCGCGGCGCACCAAGAATAACCCGGTTCTGATCGGTGAACCCGGCGTTGGCAAGACGGCGATTGCCGAAGGACTGGCCCTGCGCATTGCCAATGGTGATGTACCGGACAGCCTGAAAGACCGCCGCTTGATGGCGCTCGACATGGGCGCGCTCATTGCCGGCTCGAAATATCGCGGCGAGTTTGAGGAACGGCTTAAAGGTGTGCTGGATGAAGTGCGCGGCGCAGAGGGTGAGATCATCCTGTTCATTGATGAGATGCATACGCTGATTGGCGCAGGCGCATCTGAAGGCGCGATGGATGCGTCCAATCTGCTCAAACCCGCTCTGGCGCGCGGTGAGTTGCATTGCATTGGTGCGACCACGCTGGATGAGTATCAGAAACATGTCGAGAAAGACCCTGCCCTGCAGCGTCGTTTCCAGCCCGTTGTTATCGGCGAGCCGACGGTAGAGGATACCATTTCGATCCTGCGCGGGCTTAAAGAAAAATATGAGCTGCACCATGGTGTACGCATTACAGATGGTGCGCTGGTTAGCGCGGCCACCCTGTCCCATCGCTATATTTCCGACCGGTTTCTGCCCGACAAGGCCATCGACTTGATGGACGAAGCCGCCTCACGCATCCGTATGGAAGTCGAGTCCAAACCCGAAGAGATTGAGACACTCGATCGGCGGATCATCCAGATGAAAATTGAGCGCGAGGCCCTGTCCAAGGAAAGCGATGATGCGTCTAAAAGCCGTCTCGAAGCCTTGGAAAAGGAATTGGCCGAACTAGAACAGGAATCCACCGAACTCACCACCCGCTGGCAGGGCGAGAAGGACAAGATCCATGCCGAGGCCCATCTGAAAGAGGAACTGGACGCGGCGCGTCTGGAACTGGAACAAGCCGAACGTGCAGGTGATCTCGCCAAGGCCGGTGAGCTGAGTTATGGCAAAATTCCCGACCTTGAGAAGAAACTGGAGCAGGCTGCAGATGCCACTGAAGGCGCCATGCTGCGCGAAGAGGTCGTCAGCGAGGATATTGCCTCAGTCGTTTCTCGCTGGACCGGTATCCCTGTTGATAAAATGCTCGAGGGCGAGCGCGAAAAACTGCTCGCCATGGAAGAGCTGATCGGCAAGCGGGTCATTGGCCAGAAAGATGCGATTGACGCAGTCTCTGCTGCCGTCCGCCGTTCTCGGGCCGGTTTGCAGGATCCCAATCGCCCACTTGGCAGCTTCCTTTTCCTCGGCCCCACCGGTGTCGGCAAGACTGAGCTGACCAAGGCGCTTGCCGGTTTCCTGTTCGATGATGACCAGGCCATGGTCCGTATCGATATGTCCGAATTCATGGAGAAGCACAGCGTCGCTCGCCTGATCGGTGCGCCTCCCGGTTACGTCGGATATGAAGAAGGCGGCGTGCTGACCGAAGCTGTGCGCAGACGGCCTTATCAGGTCATCCTGTTTGATGAGGTTGAGAAGGCCCATGGTGATGTCTTTAACGTGCTGCTGCAGGTGCTTGATGATGGCCGCCTGACCGATGGTCAGGGCCGCGTCGTTGATTTTTCGAACACGCTGATCATTCTGACGTCGAATCTCGGCAGCCAGTATATGGCGAACATGACCGAGGACCAGACGGTCAAGGATATTGAACCGCAAGTTATGGAAGTTGTTCGTTCCCATTTCCGGCCCGAATTTCTCAACCGGCTCGACGAAATCATCCTGTTCCACAGACTCGCCGAAGAACATATGGCACCAATTGTCGAGATTCAGGTCGCACGGGTTCAGAAACTGCTCAAGGATCGTAAGATCGTCCTGGATCTGTCCGACGCCGCCAAACGTTGGCTCGGCCGGGTCGGCTATGATCCCGTTTACGGGGCGAGGCCGTTAAAACGCGCGATTCAGAAATATCTGCAAGACCCACTGGCTGATATGATATTGCGCGGTGACGTGCCCGATGGCGCCACTTTGCAGATCGAAGAAGGCGATGGTGCATTGAAGATGGAAGCGGTAGCAGAAGCCAAAGCAGCTTGA